One Ranitomeya variabilis isolate aRanVar5 chromosome 5, aRanVar5.hap1, whole genome shotgun sequence DNA window includes the following coding sequences:
- the LOC143773976 gene encoding histone H3 has product MARTKQTARKSTGGKAPRKQLATKAARKSAPATGGVKKPHRYRPGTVALREIRRYQKSTELLIRKLPFQRLVREIAQDFKTDLRFQSSAVMALQEASEAYLVGLFEDTNLCAIHAKRVTIMPKDIQLARRIRGERA; this is encoded by the coding sequence ATGGCCAGAACTAAGCAGACCGCccgtaaatccaccggagggaaagcTCCCCGCAAGCAGCTGGCCACTAAGGCCGCCAGGAAGAGCGCTCCCGCCACTGGTGGAGTGAAGAAGCCGCACAGATACCGGCCAGGAACAGTCGCTCTCCGTGAAATCCGCCGTTACCAGAAGTCCACCGAGCTGCTGATCCGTAAGCTTCCTTTCCAGCGCCTGGTGAGAGAGATCGCCCAGGACTTCAAGACCGATCTGCGCTTCCAGAGCTCGGCCGTCATGGCCCTGCAGGAGGCCAGTGAGGCTTATCTGGTGGGGCTGTTCGAGGACACCAACCTGTGCGCCATCCACGCTAAGAGAGTCACCATCATGCCCAAAGACATCCAGCTGGCCCGCCGGATCCGTGGGGAGAGAGCTTAG
- the LOC143773977 gene encoding histone H1.01-like — protein sequence MMAETAPAAAPLPADPAAKSKKQPKKSAAKKSNKPSGPSVSELIVKAVSASKERSGVSLAALKKALSAGGYDVEKNNSRLKLAVKSLVTKGALLQVKGSGASGSFKLNKKQETKDKVAKKKSAAAAKPKKPAAAKKAAKSPKKPKKAPTAAKKSPKKAKKPAAAKKAAKSPKKPKTAPKPKKVTKSPAKKAAKPKAAKSPAKKAAKAKKPAAKK from the coding sequence ATGATGGCAGAGACCGCCCCAGCCGCCGCTCCTCTTCCCGCAGATCCGGCcgccaaatccaagaagcagccgaagAAATCCGCCGCCAAGAAAAGCAATAAACCCTCTGGCCCCAGCGTCTCCGAGCTGATCGTCAAAGCCGTGTCCGCCTCTAAGGAGCGCAGCGGGGTGTCTCTGGCCGCCCTGAAGAAAGCTCTGTCTGCCGGAGGGTACGATGTAGAGAAGAACAACAGCCGCCTGAAGCTGGCCGTCAAGTCTCTGGTCACCAAGGGCGCCCTCCTCCAGGTGAAGGGCAGCGGCGCCTCCGGGTCCTTCAAGCTGAACAAAAAGCAGGAGACTAAGGACAAAGTGGCCAAGAAGAAGTCAGCAGCTGCGGCCAAGCCCAAGAAACCAGCTGCTGCCAAGAAAGCCGCCAAATCCCCGAAGAAGCCCAAGAAGGCTCCGACCGCGGCCAAGAAGAGTCCGAAAAAGGCCAAGAAGCCCGCAGCTGCCAAGAAAGCGgccaagagccccaagaagccgaaaACCGCTCCCAAGCCCAAGAAGGTGACGAAGAGTCCGGCTAAAAAGGCGGCCAAACCCAAAGCTGCCaagagtccggctaagaaggcTGCGAAAGCCAAGAAGCCCGCGGCTAAGAAATAA